GGCGCGAGGCCCTTGTCGGAGAGGATGAGAATCTTCGCGCCCTGGTTTTCGACGGCGTTGAAGGCGCGGTGCGCGAGGTCGTGCACGGCGTTGGCCAGCGCGTCGGGGCCGGCGTTGGCGTCGAAGAGGACGGAGAGACGCACAACGGCATTGCGGAACAGCGGCACCGCGTGGAGCGCTTCGAGTTCGTGGTCGAAGATCAGCGGCGAATCCAGCGTGAGCACGCCGGTCGGCGAGAGGCCGGTGTCGAACAGGCTGAGGCGCGGGCCGAGCGCGGCGCCGAGCGACATCACGGACTTTTCGCGGATCGAGTCGATCGGCGGATTCGTGACCTGCGCGAAGAGTTGCTTGAAGTAGCTGTAGAGGAGCTTCGGGCGGCGCGAGAGGACGGCGAGCGGCGTGTCGTCGCCCATCGAGCCGGTGGGCTCGACGCCGACGGCGAGCGAGCCGAGCACGAGTTCGAGCTCCTCGGTGTCGTAGCCGAACGCAAGTTGCTGCTGGAGCACCGAGGCGGTGTAGGCGGCGGGCGGCGTGATGACTTCGTTCTCCGGCGAGGTCGCGGCGAATTTTCCCAGATTGATCAGGTGGCGCGAGCACCAGTCGCGGAAGACCGGTTTCTCGGCGACTTCCTTCTTGATGTCTTCGTCCATCAGCAGGCGCTGTCGCTCGAGGTCGACCGCGATCATGCGGCCGGGCCCGAGGCGGCCGGACATGACGACCTGGCCGGGGAGATTCGGCACGAGGCCGGTTTCCGAGGCGAGGAGGATGTGGCCGTCGTCGTAGAGCTTGAAACGCGCGGGGCGCAGGCCGTTGCGGTCGAGCGTGGCGCCGACGATCTTGCCGTCGGAGAACACGAGCGCCGCGGGGCCGTCCCACGGTTCCATGAAGAGCGAGTGGTATTGGAAGAAGCCGCGGGCGTCCTCGCTGAGGCGCGGGTTCTGTTCCCACGCGAGCGGCGCCATCATCATCATCGAGTGGAGCGCGGAGCGGCCGCCGAGCGCGAGGACTTGGAGGACGTTGTCGAAGCTCGCGGAGTCGGACATGCCCGGCTGCACGATCGGGTGCAGATCGGCGAAGCGCCCGCCCCACACGCCGCCCGCCATCGCCTTCTCGCGCGCCTGCATGCGCACGCGGTTGCCGCGGATGGTGTTGATCTCGCCGTTGTGCGCCATGAGGCGGAACGGCTGCGCGAGGTGCCACGTCGGGAACGTGTTCGTCGAGTAGCGCTGATGGAAAATCGTGAACGCCGTCGTGTAGCGCGTGTCGCGCAGGTCCGGGAAAAAGCGGCGGACCTCGGGCGCGTTGAGCAGGCCCTTGTAGACGATGGTGCGCGACGAGCAGGAGCAGACGTAGAAGCCGTCGAGGCGCGCCTCGTTGCAGCGGCGCTCGGCCATCTTCTGCGCGAGGTAGAGGTGGCGCTCGAAGTCGTCGTCGCTCGAATCGTCGAGGCGCGCGATAATCGCCTGCAGCACCATCGGACGCGTGTCGGCGGCCTTGCGGCCGAGGATCGAATAGTCGGTCGGCACGTCGCGCCACGCCACGAAGCCGAGGCCCTCTTCCTTCACCGCCTCGATGAAAATCTTTTTGATCTGCGCCTGCGCGAGGTCGTTTTCGCGCGGGAGAAACAGCTGGGCGACGGCGAGGTCCTTGTCCTTCGGCAGCACGCTGACCTTCTGCGCGACGAGGTGCGCGCTGATCAGTTCGTAAGGCAGCTGCGTCATGATGCCGGCGCCGTCGCCCGTGGACGAGTCGGCGTCGATCGCGCCGCGATGTGCGAGGGCTTTGAGTGCGGTGAGTCCGTGCTTCAGAACATCGTGAGTCCGGTGACCGTCGGTGCGCGCAATGAAGCCGACACCGCAGGCGTCGTGTTCGAACGCCGGATCATAGAGGGGCGAAGGGATACCGCAGGAGTGCATAGCACTCTCGGTGGTAGCACCTCTTATGCCCCTGCAAACGCTACGTTGTGGCATATCGGGACTATTAGGAGCGAAGGATTTCAGCGGCGAGCGCGGAGGCGCGCACTGCCGCTCCCGAGGAGAACGCGGGTTGTGCATAAGCGAATCCCCGATCAACGTCGCGCACGTGCCCGACCAACCGGACCCACCGCGGAAAAATTACGGTTTCAAACCGAAGGAATTCGAGCGCGTGAACGCGCCGCGCTCGGAGGCCGGTGAACCGCACGACACGCCGCCACCGGCCAACGACGTGTTCGCGATCCAGCGCGAGCTGCGCGAACGCGAGATCGCGGCGGGCTTGGACGAGCTCGCGCCGTCGCATCGGCCGAACTGGCGGCGCCGCAAACGCGACTACTGGGTGACGATGATCCTGCTGAATGGCGTCGGACTGCCGCTCGCGATCTGGGGTTACCGCACGCAGAACGCGGTGCTCTTCGTCTACTGCCTCGCCGGTCTCGTGATCGCGGACCTAGCGCTGACGTGGATCATGTGGGTGCTGCTGGACGATTACTGAGCGCGGCGCGCGAACAAATCGGACCGGTAAGGCGCGGCCGCCGGCGTGCCGCGAGCGAATTTCGGCGCGGGCCGCGGTAGGCAGCGACCTTGGTCGCGCTCCACCACGGCACAGAGCGCGTGCCAGCACGCTGCCTACACGGAAATCCCGTTTCGCAGCCCGCCCCAACACATGCGCCGCACGCCGGCTTCGGCGAAACGCGCCGCCTCACACCGCCTTCGCCGCCGGATAGCTGCCGAGCCACTTCACGAGCGGACACTGGCGGCGCAGGTCGGCGAGCGCCTGCTGCATCGCGGGCTCGTCGTAGTGGCCGGAGACATCGAGGAAGAAGATGTAGTCCCACGGACGCAGGCGGCTCGGACGCGACTCGATGCGCGTGAGGTTGAGCTTGCGCTTGTGGAAAGGCGTGAGCGCGCGCAGCAACGCGCCGGGCTCGTGATGCAGCGAGACGAGCAGGCTCGTCTTGTCGTGGCCCTTGCCAACCACGCCGGACGGCTCGCGGCCGAGGATGCCGAAGCGCGAGGTGTTGTTCTTCTGGTCCTGGATGCGCTGCGCTACGGCAGGCACACCGTAACGCTCGCCGGCGAGGCGCGGACCGACGGCGGCGGCGCCCTTCTCTTTCGCGGCGCGCTGCACGCCGAGCGCGGTGCTGTCGACGTCGATCAGCTGCGCGTGCGGCAGGTGGCGCTGGAGCCAGCGGCGGCACTGGGCGAGCGCCTGGTCCTTCGAGTAGACGCGGGTGATTTTTTCCAGCGGCTCGCGCGAGAGCAGCGTGTGCTCGATCTCGAGCTGGAGCTCGGCGACGATCTTCAGCGGCGTCTCGACGAAGAGATCCAGCGAATCGCGCACGGTGCCTTCGGTGGAGTTCTCGATCGGCACGACGCCGTAGTCGGCCTCCCCCTTCTCCACCGCGGTGAACACGTCGGCGAGCGACGGCATCGGGCGGTAATCGACGCTACGGCCGAACTTCTTCAATGCCGCGGCGTGCGTGTAGGTCGCCTCGGGTCCGAGGTAGGCGATGACGAGCGGTTTCTCCAACGCGAGCGCAGCGGACATGATCTCGCGATAAATGGCCTGGAGCGCCGCGGGTTTGAGCACGCCGCCCTTGTTGGTGGTGGCGACGCGACGGAGCACGTCGGCCTCGCGCTCGGCGACGTAGATGCGCCCGCGTGCGCCGCGTTTCACTTCGCCGATGCGCTGGGCGAGACGGAGGCGATCGTTGAGGAGCTTCACGACGCGTTCGTCGATGGCGTCGATGCGCGTGCGGATGGCGGAGAGTTCTTTTTTCATGCGCGGGCGGTGGAAGGGGAAGGTGTGGTCAGCGAGCTTGCGCGCGCCTCTCGGGGCGCCCGCCAGCGGGCTGACCTACAAGAAGCGAAGCGATTAGGCGCGGGCGGCGGGTTGGGGACGAAGCGTAGCGTGGAGAGCGCGGCAGCGTTTGACCAGCTCGGCAAGCGCCGAGGGCGTCACGGCCTGCTTCGGGTCGTCGCCGATGCCGTGCGACGGGCTGACGTGCGCCTCGATGCACAGGCCGTCGCAGCCGTAGGCCACGGCGGCGAGCGCGGCGGCAGGGACGTAGCTGGCTTTACCGACGGAATGCGACGGATCGACGACGACCGGCGCCCAGGTCTTTTCCTTGAGCAGCGGCGTGATCGATTCGTCGGGCTGGTTGCGGTAACCCTCGAGCTGCGGCTGGGTGCCGCGCGGGCAGAGAATGACGTTCGGATTGCCGAAGGCCGCGATGTATTCGGCAGCGGAGATGAACTCCGCAAGCGGGCCGCTGTGGATGCTGCGCTTGAGCATCACCGCGGTGGAGCGACCGGCGATGGCGCGGCCGACCTGGCGGAGGAGCGAGTAGTTCAGCGCGTTGCGTGCGCCGATCTGGAGCACGTGCACACCGGCATCGAGGGCGAGGTTGATGTGCTCGAGCTCCATGACTTCGGTGACGACCGGCAGGCCGGTGCGGCGCGAGGCGTCCATGAGGATTTCGAGCGAGCGCGCGTCGCCTTGGAAGCTGTAGGGATTGGTGCGCGGCTTCCACACGCCGCCGCGGAGCGCATCGGCGCCCGCCTCTTTCACGGCCTGCGAAGTCTCGAGGTAATAATTGGGATTTTTCGGATCGATCGTGCACTGGCCGGCGATGACCAAGAGTTCCTCGCCCAGCGTGACGTTGCCGATCTTGAGGTGGTGGTTGGCGAGGTCCGAGCGCCGGTCCATGAGCTTGAACGGCGACTGGATGCGATCGATGCGCTCGATGTAGTCGAGGCCTTCGAGGCGCGCGATCATCAGCTCGTCGCGCTCGTCGCCGACGATGGCGTAGATCGAACGGACGGCACCGATGATGGGTTGGATCTTGCAGCCGAACTCGACGACGATGGTCGTGACTTCGTTGAGCTGTTCGGGCGTGAGGCGAGTGGCTTTAGGGAGGATCATGGGAGCAAGCGTGAGGAAATCGGTGGGTCGGAAAACAAAAGAGCCGCCCGGGATTGGGCGGCTCTGGTGCTTAAATCTGGTGAGTCAGTTTATGCTTCGGAGTCAGCCGCCCATGGTTCGCGGGGCAAAAAAGCCGGCGAACGCAAAAAAGAAATAGGCGAACGACTGAAGCATGTGCGCAGAGGAGTGCCGGCCAGCGCGCGGCGTGTCAACGGCGAGGTTGAGAGGGCGATGTCATACGGGACGCCCCGACCCGCTCAGGCTTCCAGCGTCGTCCCCGTCCGCGCCTCGATCGCCCAGCGGTAGCATTCGACGTATTTCGGCGCGCTCGCGGCCCACGAGAAATCCTGCGCCATCGCGCGCAGCTGCATGGCGCGGAACTCTTCGCGGCGGTCGTAATACGTCGCGCACGCCCGGCCGATCGCCTGATAGAGCGCGGCCGAGTTCGCTTCGCGGAAGAGGAAACCCGTGCCGCGATTCGAGCCCTCGTCGTAGTTCACCACCGTGTCGACAAGGCCGCCGGTCGCGCGGACAATCGGCAGCGTGCCGTAGCGCATCGCATACATCTGCGTGAGGCCGCACGGCTCCGAACGACTCGGCATCACGAACAGATCGCTGCCCGCCTGCACGAGACGCGCGAGTTTCGGGTCGAAGCCGATGAACGCCCCGATCTTGCCCGGATGGCGCGCCGCGGCCGTGCGGAACATCGCCTCGGTCCGCTCGTCGCCGCTGCCCACGATGGCGAACTGCACGTGCATGCGCTCGACGATGTGCCCGATCGACTCGGCGAGCAGATCGAGACCCTTCTGGTGCGCGAGGCGCGCGACGACGCCGTAGACCGCGACATGCGCGTCGGGATTGAGCCCGAGCCGTTCCTGCAACGCCGCTTTGCACGCCGCCTTGCCAGAGAGATCGGCGGCGGAAAAATTCGCGGGCAGCGCCTTGTCGGTCGCCGGGTCCCACGCGGCGGCGTCGATGCCGTTCAGGATGCCGATCACGTCGGCCGAGCGGAAACGCAGCACGGCATCGAGCCCGAAACCTCCCTCGCGTGTGCGGATTTCCTGCGCGTAGGTCGGACTCACCGTCGTGATCTTCGACGAGTGATAGAGCCCGCCCTTCATCATGTTCACCTGGCCGTGGCTCTCGAGCGAGTCGGAGCGATATTCGCCCATCGGCAGCCGCGAAAACTCCACGAGACTGCGCGGCGCGAGGCCTTGGTGCTCGAGATTGTGCACCGTGAAAACCGTCGCGATCTTCCCGAGTGGTCCGTCGCGCAACGTCGTGTTCAGCATCACGGGCAGCAGCCCCGTCGTCCAATCGTGCGCGTGGATCACGTCCGGGATCCAGTCGAGCTGCTCGCATAGCGCGAGCACCGCGCGACAGAAGAAGGCGAAGCGAAACGGATTGTCGCTCGACTCGCTGTAGACCTCCGGGCGACCGAAATACCAGTCGTGCTCGATGAAATACGCCGGCACCGCCGTGCCCGGGAGCGTCGTCTCCCACGTGCGCGCCCAGCGCGCCTCCGGCCCGACGTCCACGCCGAGCGGCTCCTCGCGCGTCTTCCATTCGCCCACGCGCTTCGTCGTGGCATACAGCGGGCACACCACGCGCGCATCGTGGCCGAGCGCCGCGATATCCTTCGGCAGGGCGCCGACCATGTCGGCGAGCCCGCCCACTTTGACGAAAGGCTCAACTTCGGGGGTGACGAACAGGACTTTCAGCCGGCGCATAGGAACGCCACTCAGCCCCAACGCCCGGCCCGTGCCGAGTCAAAATTAGACCGCGCCGCGCGAACGCGCCTGTCCCAGCAATTCCGCCCACGGCGAACGCTCGCCGCACGCCCGCGCCGCCGCCGCACGCCCGCAAAGCGAGCCCACGATGTTGCCCGTCCCACAGTAGCCGCCCAGCGCCCAGACCTTCGGCCGCACTTCCTCGAGCAGCGGCAATCCATCGCTCGTGTAACCCACCGACGCCGCCCAGCGGTGCGTCACCGGGGCGTTCACGCC
This window of the Candidatus Didemnitutus sp. genome carries:
- the pheA gene encoding prephenate dehydratase; the encoded protein is MKKELSAIRTRIDAIDERVVKLLNDRLRLAQRIGEVKRGARGRIYVAEREADVLRRVATTNKGGVLKPAALQAIYREIMSAALALEKPLVIAYLGPEATYTHAAALKKFGRSVDYRPMPSLADVFTAVEKGEADYGVVPIENSTEGTVRDSLDLFVETPLKIVAELQLEIEHTLLSREPLEKITRVYSKDQALAQCRRWLQRHLPHAQLIDVDSTALGVQRAAKEKGAAAVGPRLAGERYGVPAVAQRIQDQKNNTSRFGILGREPSGVVGKGHDKTSLLVSLHHEPGALLRALTPFHKRKLNLTRIESRPSRLRPWDYIFFLDVSGHYDEPAMQQALADLRRQCPLVKWLGSYPAAKAV
- the glgA gene encoding glycogen synthase GlgA, which gives rise to MRRLKVLFVTPEVEPFVKVGGLADMVGALPKDIAALGHDARVVCPLYATTKRVGEWKTREEPLGVDVGPEARWARTWETTLPGTAVPAYFIEHDWYFGRPEVYSESSDNPFRFAFFCRAVLALCEQLDWIPDVIHAHDWTTGLLPVMLNTTLRDGPLGKIATVFTVHNLEHQGLAPRSLVEFSRLPMGEYRSDSLESHGQVNMMKGGLYHSSKITTVSPTYAQEIRTREGGFGLDAVLRFRSADVIGILNGIDAAAWDPATDKALPANFSAADLSGKAACKAALQERLGLNPDAHVAVYGVVARLAHQKGLDLLAESIGHIVERMHVQFAIVGSGDERTEAMFRTAAARHPGKIGAFIGFDPKLARLVQAGSDLFVMPSRSEPCGLTQMYAMRYGTLPIVRATGGLVDTVVNYDEGSNRGTGFLFREANSAALYQAIGRACATYYDRREEFRAMQLRAMAQDFSWAASAPKYVECYRWAIEARTGTTLEA
- a CDS encoding 3-deoxy-D-arabino-heptulosonate 7-phosphate synthase, whose product is MILPKATRLTPEQLNEVTTIVVEFGCKIQPIIGAVRSIYAIVGDERDELMIARLEGLDYIERIDRIQSPFKLMDRRSDLANHHLKIGNVTLGEELLVIAGQCTIDPKNPNYYLETSQAVKEAGADALRGGVWKPRTNPYSFQGDARSLEILMDASRRTGLPVVTEVMELEHINLALDAGVHVLQIGARNALNYSLLRQVGRAIAGRSTAVMLKRSIHSGPLAEFISAAEYIAAFGNPNVILCPRGTQPQLEGYRNQPDESITPLLKEKTWAPVVVDPSHSVGKASYVPAAALAAVAYGCDGLCIEAHVSPSHGIGDDPKQAVTPSALAELVKRCRALHATLRPQPAARA